The following proteins are encoded in a genomic region of Montipora foliosa isolate CH-2021 chromosome 8, ASM3666993v2, whole genome shotgun sequence:
- the LOC138013308 gene encoding low molecular weight phosphotyrosine protein phosphatase-like: MADAKCRKILFVCLGNICRSPSAEAILKHLIQQRDDSSKWQIDSAGILDIHEGLYSDKRGLDVLKKHGIPNLHRARQVCEDDFRNFDLILAFDDSNVEDLKDFTPDDGTARAKVKLFGTYDPKGKRIIHDPYYGDSSDFETMFHHIYRCCEGFLHTFTEK, translated from the coding sequence atggcggacgccAAATGTCGTAAAATTCTTTTCGTCTGTCTTGGAAATATATGCCGTTCACCATCTGCGGAAGCAATTCTTAAGCATCTTATTCAGCAGAGAGACGACAGCAGTAAATGGCAAATCGACAGTGCCGGGATACTCGACATCCATGAGGGTCTTTATTCAGACAAGCGTGGTTTGGACGTTTTGAAGAAACATGGAATCCCGAATCTTCACAGGGCGCGACAAGTATGTGAAGATGATTTCCGTAATTTTGACTTGATCTTGGCTTTTGATGATAGTAATGTAGAGGATCTGAAGGATTTTACACCCGATGATGGCACTGCGCGAGCCAAAGTAAAGTTATTTGGAACATACGACCCCAAAGGAAAACGAATAATTCACGATCCATACTATGGAGACAGTTCAGATTTTGAGACAATGTTCCATCATATTTACCGATGCTGTGAGGGATTTCTACATACATTCACAGAAAAATGA
- the LOC137967558 gene encoding zinc finger MYM-type protein 3-like — translation MAEYRFRQPKSVEDEERCVLNAIPKSTRYKNKWAARIFEEWGKARFPKVATLEPGGLFKEYDLHKVQSLEIPLLQMDALSVNYWLTKFVQEVAKPSKERYPPKTIYQIVCGLRRFMEENNEKLDFNPLDASDKRFSIFRRVLDAEMKEGTRLGIALANKKEEKQPVNEEDEMKFWTMGLLGKNSAKSLLNVVYFYNGKLFGLRASEHRNICLSFVVNKVMFFYLANMQIKKICIRVSGQVDEFRNPMKTELKTRPCLKAVFSTRFSLDF, via the exons ATGGCAGAATACCGATTTCGACAACCGAAATCCGTTGAGGATGAGGAAAGGTGTGTCTTAAATGCTATTCCAAAGTCGACgcgatacaaaaacaaatgggcgGCTCGTATTTTTGAAGAGTGGGGAAAAGCCCGATTTCCGAAAGTAGCAACGCTGGAACCAGGTGGTCTTTTTAAAGAATATGATCTGCACAAAGTTCAGTCGTTGGAAATTCCTTTACTTCAAATGGATGCTTTAAGCGTTAATTATTGGCTGACGAAGTTTGTGCAAGAAGTTGCGAAACCTTCAAAGGAAAGATATCCACCCAAAACGATATACCAGATTGTTTGTGGATTACGTCGCTTTATGGAGgagaacaatgaaaagttgGATTTTAATCCTCTCGATGCTTCGGATAAAAG GTTTTCTATCTTTCGCCGCGTTCTTGATGCAGAAATGAAAGAGGGCACAAGATTAGGGATTGCATTAGcgaacaagaaagaagaaaagcagCCTGTGAATGAAGAAGACGAAATGAAATTTTGGACAATGGGATTATTAGGAAAGAATTCAGCTAAGtctttgttaaatgttgtaTATTTTTATAACGGAAAGTTATTTGGCTTACGTGCTAGTGAGCACAGGAATATTTGCTTGTCATTTGTTGTcaataaagtaatgtttttctaccttgctaatatgcagattaagaaaatttgcatccgtgtttctggtcaggtggatgagtttagaaatccaatgaaaaccgagttgaaaacacggccgTGCTTGAAagccgtgttttcaactcggttttcattggatttctaa